The Desulfobacterales bacterium genome segment GACTAACCAGCATGGCTGGACCATAATTTTTGGGCCGCAGCCACAACCAACAATGAAAATCTCCCCGGACAGCGAGCTTCGTCCGGCACGACTTTCATGTTAAAGAAAGCGGTCAGAGGAAAAAACGCGGTTTTTTTGCGTACGAGTTGATAGCGACTACGATCAGGAGATGATAGATGGCTAAGAAAATTACCGGATATATTAAACTGCAGATCCCGGCCGGAAAGGCGAATCCTTCTCCGCCGGTTGGCCCGGCTCTGGGCCAGCAAGGCGTTAACATCATGGAGTTCTGCAAGGCCTTTAATGCCAAGACCCAGGGCCAGGGCGATATGATTATTCCGGCGGTGATTACCGTGTATGCTGATCGCTCCTTTTCGTTTATTACCAAGACGCCGCCCGCCTCGGTGCTGCTCTTGAAGGCCGCCGGCCTGAAGAGCGGGTCGAGCAACCCCAAGGTTGAGCGGGTCGGCAAGGTCGGCAGGGCCAAGATCCGGGAGATCGCTGAACTGAAGATGCCGGATCTCAATGCCTATGATGTCGAGGGGGCGATGCGGATCATCGAGGGGACGGCCCGGAGTTGCGGCCTGACCGTTGTCGATGGCTAGTGGGACCGGACTTTGTTAAAAGAATCACGAACAGAAACAACTTGTTGTTTTTAATGAGAAATATTTCTTGGTGAACAAGAAAGCGTACCGGGTGTGGAGATAACCATGGCAAGGCGAGGAAAAAACTACAAGAAGGTTACTGCTGATATTGATACCTCCAGGCTCTATACCGTTGAGGAGGGGATTGACCAGGCTCTGCATTCCAGCTATGCCAAGTTTGACGAATCCGTTGATATCGCAATCAGGTTGGGGGTTGATCCCCGGCATGCCGATCAGATGGTGCGGAGCAGCGTGGTGCTTCCCAACGGCACCGGCCGGGAGATCCGGGTGCTGGTCTTTGCCAAGGGAGACAAGGAAAAAGAGGCACTGGAGGCCGGGGCTGATTATGCTGGCGGCGATGATCTGGTTGCCAAAATCCAGGGGGGATGGCTGGAGTTCGATCGCACGGTGGCCACCCCGGATATGATGGCCACCGTGGGTAAGATCGGCCGGATCCTCGGACCGCGCAACCTGATGCCCAACGCCAAGCTGGGCACCGTGACCTTTGACGTCGCCCGGGTGGTCGGTGAGATCAAGGCCGGTAAGGTTGATTTCAAGGTGGACAAGGCCGGGGTGGTGCATGCGATGCTGGGCAAGGTCTCCTTTGGCCGGGAGAAATTGCAGGAAAACATCCTGGCCTTTATCGATAAGATCGTTCAACTCAAACCATCCACCAGCAAAGGGATTTACATGCGCTCGGTCAGCCTGTCAACAACCATGGGCCCTGGGATCAAGATCGATCCCCTGGATGCACGGGCCCTGGTAAAGTAGGCTTTTTCCGTCTCGGCCCCGCACTCCGGAGCATTGGGGACTCCCGGGCGTTTTTCTTGGCGGTTTTTATTATAAACAGCAACTGGTTGCCCGCCAGCGGCCGAAGAGGAACCTCCGGCGGGCTTTTCAATAATTAAACAGTGTGTCGAAGACAGCGGGTACTTCGGGTTTAATCAGTGTGAACTGACCTGCCGAGACGGTTATTTAGGAAACGACATTGTTCCCTTCAGGGGGGGGGTCGTTTGGATTGTCCGGGTGTCCGGCAATCCTTAACAACGAATTTTTCTCGGCAACGGCAAGGAAAAATCCGGAACTGCTGGCGACTGGAACCGGGGGTGCTCTTCAACCCGCGGGGCCATGATGAATAAGGAGGATAATCTTGAATCGCGAGAAGAAGGCAGAGGTGGTTGCGGAACTTAAGGATAAGTTCGGCCGGGCCGGAATTGCCTTTGTTGTCGACTATCAAGGCCTGACCGTCCCGGTACTGGAAGAGTTGCGACGCGCCCTGCGCAACGGTGACGCCGAGTTCCGGGTAGCCAAGAATACCTTTTTGCGCCGCGCGGTGGAAGGAACCGACTACCAGGGGCTGCAGGAACACTTCAAGGGAACCACCGCCGTGGCGGTGTCCTCCGGTGACCCGGTGCAGCCGGCCAAGATCCTGGCCGAGTTTGCCAAGGATCATCCTGAGTTCTCGCTCCGCTCCGCAGTGCTGGACGGCAAGCTGCTCGGTCCGGAGGAGATCACCGCATTGTCCAGGCTGCCCGGCCGGGAGGCGCTCCTGGGTCAGCTGCTTTCGGTGATGAACGCTGTTCCCACCGGCCTGGTCCAGGTATTAAGCGGCGTACCGAGAACATTCATGTACGCATTGCAGGCAGTCAAGGACCAGAAAGAAGGCCCAACCAACTGAACAACAAGGTTTTAACTTTTTATAACGTCGCTAGGAGGATGGAAAAATGGCAGTAAGCAAAGATGATGTAATTGAGTTTATCTCTAATATGACCGTACTTGAGCTGTCCGAACTGATCAAGGAACTGGAAGAGAAGTTCGGGGTGTCCGCGGCCGCCCCGGTGGCCGTTGCCGCGGCGGGCGGCGCCCCTGCCGATGCCGCCGCTGCTGAGGAGAAGACCGAGTTCGACGCGGTCCTCACCGCAATCGGCGATCAGAAGATCAAGGTCATCAAGGAAGTCCGGGGGGTCACCTCCCTCGGTCTCAAGGAGGCCAAGGAACTGGTCGAGTCTGTTCCCCAGCCGGTCAAGGAAGGCGTGTCCAAGGAAGAGGCCGAGGAGATCAAGACCAAAATCGAGGCTGTCGGCGGCACTGTCGAGATCAAGTAGGCGGCCCCGGTTTTCACCTGCCTTCAAGCACGAGGAGCGAATCGATCCGTATCATAAGTGAGCGTAACTCGAATTCAGCCCAGCAATTGTCGGTAAGGTGATTTGGCGCTACGGGGCGTTCCCGCTCCGTAGCGTTGTTGCGTTTTGATGGGACTGTTTTTCCCGGCTGCCGGTTCTGTCTGCCTGGCCTGTTCCCTTCACCAGGTATTACACTGAAATTTAAAAAGATTTCTCAGCAACAGGTGGGACCGCCCAGCCTCCCCCCTTGAGCCCTGCTGAGAGGATTGTATTCCCCATTTACACTGTCTCCGGGCCTGACCGGGCACATATAGACGAGGGCATTGCTCAATGAAGACGATGAACAGAGTCAGAAAGGATTTCGCCAAGACCGGACCGATCATGGATACGCCGCATCTCATCTCGATGCAGCGCTTCTCCTATGAGAAATTTCTCCAGAAGGGGCTGGCCCCTGACCAGCGGGAAGACACCGGGCTGCAGGCCATCTTCAAGAGCATTTTCCCCATTTCCGATTTCAACGGCGTCTGTTTCCTTGAGTTTGTCCGCTATACCTTTGGCGAGCCCAAGTATACGGTGGAGGAGTGCGTTGAGCGGGGGATGACCTATGATGTGCCGATCAAGATCACGGTCCGGCTGGTCACCTATGACACTGATCCCGAGACCGGGGTGCAGAACATTCGCGACATCAAGGAGCAGGAGGTTTACCTGGGCAGCGTGCCCCTGATGACCCGGGACGGGGTCTTTGTGGTCAACGGCACCGAGCGGGTGATCGTCAGCCAGCTCCAGCGTTCGCCCGGTCTCTTTTATTCCCATGACAACGGCCGCACCCATGCCAGCGGCAAGCTCCTCTATTCGGCCCGGATTATCCCGGTGCGGGGGTCGTGGATCGACCTTGAGTTTGATATCAAGGATATTCTCTACGTGCGCATCGACCGGCGGCGCAAGTTTCCGGTAACCACCCTGCTCAGGGCCCTGGGATATTCACCCGAGGAACTGCTTCGCTATTTCTATAAGGTCGAAAAGCTGGTGGTCAAGCGCAAGAAGTTCAAGAAGGTCTTTGACCTGGAGCTGCTCCTCGGGCAACGCGCCACCCAGGACCTTATCCATCCGGAAACCGGCGATGTGCTGGTCAAAAAGGGGCGGAAGATCAGCAAGGCCGCCGGCAGGAAACTGGCCGGGGCCGGGATTGATCTGCTTGATGTCGAATTGGACGAACTGGTGGGTAAATTCGTGGCCCACGATGTCGTCGCCCCCGGGACCGGCGAGATGATCCTGCCCTGTAACGGCGAACTGACCGAAACAGTGCTCACCTCGATGCTGGACGCCAAGGTCAAGCAGTTCGAGGTCCTGTTCATTGACGGCGCCAATGTTACCGACGCCTTTCGCAAGACCCTGACCCTGGACAAGGTCACCACCACCGAGGAGGCGCTGCTGGAGATTTACCGGCGGCTCCGGCCCAGCAGCCCGCCGACCAAGGAGGTGGCCACCTCCTTTTTCAACAACCTGTTCTTCAATCCCGGCACCTATGATCTCTCCGAGGTGGGCCGTTTCAAGATCAACGCCAAGTTGAAGGTTGACACCGACATCGCGGTCCGCACCCTGACCAAGGATGATATCATGGAGGCGGTACGCTACCTGGTCCGGCTCAAG includes the following:
- the rplK gene encoding 50S ribosomal protein L11, with translation MAKKITGYIKLQIPAGKANPSPPVGPALGQQGVNIMEFCKAFNAKTQGQGDMIIPAVITVYADRSFSFITKTPPASVLLLKAAGLKSGSSNPKVERVGKVGRAKIREIAELKMPDLNAYDVEGAMRIIEGTARSCGLTVVDG
- the rplA gene encoding 50S ribosomal protein L1, producing the protein MARRGKNYKKVTADIDTSRLYTVEEGIDQALHSSYAKFDESVDIAIRLGVDPRHADQMVRSSVVLPNGTGREIRVLVFAKGDKEKEALEAGADYAGGDDLVAKIQGGWLEFDRTVATPDMMATVGKIGRILGPRNLMPNAKLGTVTFDVARVVGEIKAGKVDFKVDKAGVVHAMLGKVSFGREKLQENILAFIDKIVQLKPSTSKGIYMRSVSLSTTMGPGIKIDPLDARALVK
- the rplJ gene encoding 50S ribosomal protein L10; the protein is MNREKKAEVVAELKDKFGRAGIAFVVDYQGLTVPVLEELRRALRNGDAEFRVAKNTFLRRAVEGTDYQGLQEHFKGTTAVAVSSGDPVQPAKILAEFAKDHPEFSLRSAVLDGKLLGPEEITALSRLPGREALLGQLLSVMNAVPTGLVQVLSGVPRTFMYALQAVKDQKEGPTN
- the rplL gene encoding 50S ribosomal protein L7/L12, encoding MAVSKDDVIEFISNMTVLELSELIKELEEKFGVSAAAPVAVAAAGGAPADAAAAEEKTEFDAVLTAIGDQKIKVIKEVRGVTSLGLKEAKELVESVPQPVKEGVSKEEAEEIKTKIEAVGGTVEIK